Proteins co-encoded in one Pseudorhizobium banfieldiae genomic window:
- a CDS encoding NAD(P)/FAD-dependent oxidoreductase, producing the protein MSFKTSDNPRHTNSWYAATANDKRVRPALQEDLETDVCIIGAGFTGISAAVELSERGYRVVVLEAERIGYGASGRNGGQIVNGYSRDLQTIASRYGQEKAVALGAMSLEGGEIIRSRVSTYNIDCDLIPGGFFAAFTDKQIREMEAHKRHWEQHGHGGLEMVSKQEVSRYVSTDRYAGGMIDRLGGHIHPLNLVVGEAAAAENLGARIFEGSRAVALEDGERPIVRTERGSVRSAYVLVCGNAYLSPLLPEIHGRMMPVSSQVMATEPLEEGLVQSLLPANYCVEDANYILDYYRRTADNRLLYGGGIGYGGHDPKDLTSVIRPNMLKTFPQLKDVRIDYAWSGNFALTLTRIPHMGRLSDKVYFSHGDSGHGVTTTHLLGKILGEAVAGHAERFDIWASLPNLPFPGGKTFRVPLTMLGAWWYGLRDRHGL; encoded by the coding sequence ATGAGCTTCAAGACCAGCGACAATCCCCGACACACGAATTCCTGGTACGCGGCAACCGCCAACGACAAGCGGGTACGCCCTGCCCTCCAGGAAGATCTGGAGACCGATGTCTGCATCATTGGTGCCGGCTTCACAGGAATCTCGGCCGCCGTTGAGCTCAGCGAACGGGGCTACCGGGTGGTTGTTCTGGAGGCGGAGCGCATCGGCTATGGCGCATCCGGGCGCAATGGCGGGCAGATCGTCAACGGCTATAGCCGCGACCTGCAGACGATCGCATCGCGATACGGGCAGGAGAAGGCGGTCGCCCTCGGCGCCATGTCGCTTGAAGGCGGCGAGATCATCCGTAGTCGCGTTTCGACCTACAACATCGACTGCGATCTCATCCCGGGCGGCTTCTTCGCAGCATTTACGGACAAGCAGATCCGGGAAATGGAAGCTCACAAGCGGCATTGGGAGCAGCATGGCCACGGCGGACTGGAAATGGTCTCGAAGCAGGAGGTCAGCCGCTATGTCAGTACCGACCGCTATGCCGGCGGCATGATCGACCGGCTGGGCGGGCACATCCATCCCCTCAACCTAGTCGTCGGCGAGGCCGCGGCGGCGGAAAACCTCGGCGCGCGTATCTTTGAAGGCTCCCGCGCCGTCGCGCTGGAAGATGGAGAACGACCGATTGTCCGTACAGAGCGAGGATCGGTTAGGTCCGCCTACGTGCTCGTCTGCGGCAATGCCTATCTATCCCCCCTCCTGCCGGAGATCCACGGACGCATGATGCCGGTGTCGAGCCAGGTCATGGCAACCGAGCCCCTCGAGGAGGGGTTGGTCCAATCCCTGCTGCCGGCGAATTACTGCGTGGAGGATGCCAACTATATCCTCGACTACTACCGCCGGACCGCCGACAATCGCCTGCTCTATGGCGGTGGCATCGGATATGGCGGGCATGATCCGAAGGACCTGACGAGCGTCATCCGGCCGAACATGCTGAAGACTTTCCCGCAGCTAAAGGATGTCCGGATCGATTATGCGTGGAGCGGCAATTTCGCGCTGACCCTGACGCGGATCCCGCACATGGGACGTCTTTCCGACAAGGTCTACTTCTCGCATGGCGACAGTGGCCACGGTGTCACGACCACCCACCTGCTCGGCAAGATCCTCGGCGAGGCAGTCGCCGGTCACGCTGAACGCTTCGACATCTGGGCTTCGCTTCCCAACCTTCCATTCCCGGGCGGAAAGACGTTCAGGGTACCGCTGACGATGCTGGGCGCATGGTGGTATGGGCTGCGCGACCGCCATGGGCTGTGA
- a CDS encoding phosphomannomutase, producing the protein MKFGTSGLRGLSVDLEGPVSGAYAAAFGRYLLESGQAKQGSEILLAKDFRPSSPAIASNCSAALSGLGFRVVDCGELPTPALALYGLKRGAASLMITGSHIPADRNGIKFYRPDGEIDKQDEQAISALAAQASNVHPTSLSPADHSRECLALFRDRNIALLPQNALEGLRIGVYQHSTVARDLLVDVLRFYGADVMALGRSQTFIPVDTEAVSADTINALRQWSTEFELDAIVSADGDGDRPLVADEAGLPLRGDLLGLIAANFLRADVVVTPLTSNSGIEAAGSFAVTRTRVGSPYVIAAMQEAVAAGRHGVMGFEANGGVLTASDFQVNGQVFCALPTRDCFLPILAVLALRVDRGLPLSKIAAQFALPIAASDRLENFPTEASAALMTHLRARRENLESFLEPIGRIEETSDIDGLRVALDDGRIIHFRPSGNAPEMRCYVEAKDASAADALLRAGLERIGQWAHEHGGADAL; encoded by the coding sequence ATGAAGTTTGGAACCAGCGGCCTTCGGGGCCTTTCGGTCGATCTCGAAGGACCTGTGTCCGGTGCCTACGCCGCCGCCTTTGGACGGTATCTCCTGGAGAGCGGACAAGCGAAGCAGGGCTCCGAAATCCTGCTGGCAAAGGACTTTCGTCCCTCCAGCCCCGCGATCGCATCCAACTGCAGTGCGGCATTGTCGGGCTTGGGCTTCCGAGTTGTCGATTGCGGCGAGCTTCCCACTCCCGCTCTGGCGCTTTACGGCCTCAAGCGTGGCGCAGCGTCGCTGATGATCACCGGCTCGCATATCCCTGCCGACCGCAACGGCATCAAGTTCTATCGCCCGGATGGCGAGATCGACAAGCAGGACGAGCAGGCGATCAGCGCGCTTGCCGCCCAGGCATCGAATGTCCATCCGACGTCTCTTTCTCCTGCCGATCACTCGCGCGAATGCCTTGCACTCTTTCGAGACAGGAATATCGCGCTCCTCCCGCAGAATGCCTTGGAGGGACTTCGGATCGGGGTTTACCAGCACAGCACGGTGGCGCGGGACCTGCTCGTGGACGTGCTGCGCTTCTACGGCGCCGACGTCATGGCTCTGGGACGTTCGCAGACCTTCATTCCGGTGGATACCGAAGCGGTTTCAGCCGACACGATCAACGCGTTGCGGCAGTGGAGCACGGAATTCGAGCTCGATGCCATCGTATCGGCCGATGGCGACGGCGACCGCCCGCTGGTGGCAGACGAGGCAGGCCTACCGCTTCGCGGTGATCTGCTGGGCCTGATCGCCGCGAACTTCCTTCGCGCAGACGTGGTCGTCACTCCGTTGACCTCCAACTCGGGAATTGAGGCAGCAGGGTCATTCGCGGTCACCCGGACGCGTGTGGGCTCCCCCTATGTGATTGCGGCGATGCAGGAGGCCGTGGCAGCTGGAAGGCACGGCGTGATGGGCTTCGAAGCCAATGGTGGGGTTTTGACCGCATCTGATTTCCAGGTGAACGGGCAGGTCTTCTGTGCCCTGCCAACGCGAGACTGCTTCCTGCCCATTCTTGCGGTGCTTGCACTGCGTGTGGACAGGGGGCTGCCTCTCTCGAAGATCGCCGCTCAATTCGCGCTGCCAATTGCCGCCTCTGACCGATTGGAGAACTTCCCGACGGAAGCGAGTGCTGCGCTCATGACCCATCTGCGGGCGCGTCGCGAAAATCTAGAGTCGTTCCTGGAACCGATCGGACGGATCGAGGAAACCTCCGACATCGATGGTCTGAGGGTTGCACTCGACGATGGAAGGATCATTCACTTCAGGCCGTCCGGAAATGCGCCCGAGATGCGCTGCTACGTCGAGGCGAAAGACGCATCAGCCGCAGATGCGCTGCTTCGGGCGGGACTGGAGCGCATCGGCCAGTGGGCGCACGAACACGGCGGCGCAGACGCTCTTTAG
- a CDS encoding NAD(P)/FAD-dependent oxidoreductase, producing MAADAIVLGAGIIGVSTALQLARRGKSVVLVDRRGPGEETSYGNAGLIQREGVVPYGFPQQFGLILRYALNNRIDAHYHWRAIPHVTSFLAKYWWHSNLSRHQLIARAYAPLIEHSISTHNELIEEAGAQDLIAKNGWTELFRTSAKRDGELKEAARLRQEYGVTFRELTSADIRVEEPDISGDFVGGLKWEDPWSVRDPYALTMAYVRLFENLGGRVLKGDARSLSQTATGWRMVAGDGTVEAKDVVVALGPWSDTVTKPLGYRFLVGVKRGYHMHYGTSEGVKLNGWTMDAEKGYFLAPMNQGIRLTTGAEFALRDARKTPVQLERAEAVARTVFPLGERLDPEPWMGARPCTPDMMPVIGQAPRHKGLWFAFGHAHHGLTLGPVTGQVIAEAIAGEQTLIDISAYRPERFGA from the coding sequence ATGGCAGCGGATGCAATCGTCCTGGGCGCAGGCATCATAGGGGTTTCGACGGCGCTACAATTGGCGCGGCGCGGTAAGTCGGTCGTCCTTGTCGACCGCCGGGGGCCCGGTGAAGAGACATCCTACGGGAATGCAGGGCTCATCCAGCGAGAGGGGGTCGTCCCTTACGGGTTCCCGCAGCAGTTCGGCCTGATCCTGCGCTACGCCTTGAACAACCGCATCGATGCTCACTATCACTGGCGCGCCATCCCGCATGTCACTTCCTTCCTGGCGAAGTACTGGTGGCATTCCAACCTCAGCCGGCATCAGCTGATCGCACGCGCCTACGCTCCGCTGATCGAGCACTCGATCTCCACCCACAACGAGCTGATAGAAGAAGCTGGTGCACAGGACCTCATCGCCAAGAATGGCTGGACTGAACTTTTCCGCACCTCAGCAAAGCGCGATGGCGAATTGAAGGAAGCGGCACGGCTGCGCCAGGAGTATGGGGTCACGTTCCGGGAGTTGACCTCAGCCGACATCAGGGTAGAGGAGCCCGATATCAGCGGCGACTTCGTCGGCGGCCTGAAGTGGGAAGATCCGTGGTCCGTCCGTGACCCCTATGCACTGACCATGGCCTATGTTCGCCTGTTCGAGAACCTCGGTGGGCGGGTCCTCAAGGGCGATGCGCGCAGCCTGTCGCAGACGGCGACCGGCTGGCGCATGGTTGCCGGCGACGGAACCGTCGAAGCGAAGGATGTGGTGGTTGCGCTCGGACCGTGGTCCGACACCGTGACGAAGCCACTCGGCTACCGCTTCCTCGTCGGCGTCAAGCGTGGCTATCACATGCACTACGGAACCAGCGAAGGCGTAAAGCTCAACGGCTGGACCATGGATGCGGAGAAGGGATATTTCCTCGCGCCGATGAACCAGGGTATCCGCTTGACCACCGGAGCTGAATTCGCGCTTCGCGATGCCCGCAAGACACCGGTCCAGCTGGAGCGGGCAGAAGCGGTCGCCCGCACGGTCTTCCCGCTTGGAGAGCGCCTGGACCCGGAGCCTTGGATGGGTGCACGCCCCTGCACCCCGGACATGATGCCGGTCATCGGTCAGGCGCCGCGTCACAAGGGCCTCTGGTTCGCCTTCGGCCATGCCCACCACGGCCTGACGCTCGGCCCGGTGACCGGTCAGGTCATCGCGGAAGCCATTGCGGGAGAACAGACCCTCATCGACATCTCGGCCTACCGGCCCGAGCGCTTCGGGGCCTGA
- a CDS encoding glutamine synthetase family protein, giving the protein MDDISSAQVFLDSNPDIEVLEAFVIDVNGVPRGKWIPRERALDILSKGMAMPRSVYALDVWGRDVNAAGLAEGTGDPDGLCFPVPGTLSRVTWLNRPTAQVLLGMRDPDGQGFYGDPRQILANVLKGFTKLGLTPVVATELEFYLIDPVRSALDPVRPPNSRDGRWHTGQTQVLSISELQDFESVFHGIASAARAQGIPADTTLRENGPGQYEINLNHVPDALKAADFAVLLKRIVKGVARANDLDATFMAKPYGSQAGSGMHVHFSLIDETGTNVYAGEDGPAERLFHSVGGLLENMNDSMAVFAPHANSYRRLRPSEHAPTYASWGFDNRSAAVRVITASRPATRIEHRVAGSDTNPYLVLAMILNAALTGIREKRNPGGAITGDDHAVSHEPLPTNWDYAVQQFAKSTFAYATLGPKYRALYTACKQQEIQEFSLRVTDVEYDAYIRTV; this is encoded by the coding sequence ATGGATGATATAAGTTCAGCGCAGGTTTTCCTAGACAGCAATCCGGACATCGAAGTCCTCGAGGCATTCGTCATAGACGTCAATGGCGTGCCGCGCGGCAAGTGGATTCCGCGCGAGCGGGCTCTGGACATCTTGTCCAAGGGCATGGCGATGCCGCGATCCGTCTATGCACTGGATGTGTGGGGACGGGATGTGAATGCGGCGGGGCTAGCTGAGGGCACCGGCGACCCGGACGGCCTTTGTTTTCCAGTTCCCGGCACGCTTTCGCGCGTGACCTGGTTGAACCGGCCGACCGCCCAGGTTCTTCTCGGGATGCGTGATCCGGATGGCCAGGGCTTTTACGGCGACCCTCGGCAGATCCTCGCCAATGTCCTCAAGGGCTTCACGAAGCTAGGACTGACCCCGGTCGTGGCGACGGAGCTCGAATTTTACCTTATCGATCCGGTACGTTCGGCGCTCGATCCCGTGCGTCCTCCCAATTCCCGCGATGGCCGCTGGCATACCGGCCAGACTCAGGTTCTGTCGATTTCGGAATTGCAGGACTTCGAGTCGGTCTTCCACGGGATTGCCAGTGCGGCACGCGCCCAAGGCATTCCGGCTGACACGACACTGCGCGAGAACGGGCCGGGCCAGTACGAGATCAACCTCAACCATGTTCCCGACGCGTTGAAGGCAGCCGACTTCGCGGTTCTCCTCAAGCGGATCGTCAAGGGCGTGGCGCGGGCAAACGACCTCGATGCCACCTTCATGGCCAAGCCCTACGGCAGCCAGGCGGGGAGCGGAATGCACGTGCATTTCTCCCTGATCGACGAAACGGGGACCAATGTCTACGCGGGAGAGGACGGCCCGGCGGAACGTCTGTTCCACTCCGTCGGCGGCCTTCTGGAAAACATGAACGACAGCATGGCCGTCTTTGCGCCGCACGCCAATTCCTATCGACGCCTCAGGCCAAGCGAGCACGCGCCCACCTACGCGTCCTGGGGCTTCGACAATCGCTCGGCGGCGGTGCGGGTCATCACCGCGAGCCGACCGGCCACCCGAATCGAGCATAGGGTGGCGGGATCCGACACCAATCCGTATCTCGTGCTGGCGATGATCCTCAATGCAGCGCTCACCGGCATACGCGAGAAGCGCAATCCCGGCGGGGCGATCACAGGCGACGATCACGCGGTCAGCCACGAGCCCCTGCCGACCAACTGGGACTATGCGGTGCAGCAGTTTGCGAAGTCGACATTCGCCTATGCCACGCTCGGCCCCAAGTACCGCGCGCTCTACACCGCCTGCAAGCAGCAGGAGATTCAGGAGTTCTCACTTCGGGTGACCGACGTGGAGTATGATGCCTACATCCGGACGGTATGA
- a CDS encoding TetR/AcrR family transcriptional regulator, with translation MSDTMDCVTQGLLRRIPKQERSRERIDEILKVSMDLIGSKGIDAVTMKEIASLAGGPIASIYQYFPNKSAIVATLYMRYVDGVGMFIREGVSRIVTVDDVFTAIDCIIDRYYENIRRTPALQDLLNATQADKELALLDLQESRNHARLFSDATSRFVAADRRDEFERMVFLMFHMAEAAVRLALLADEHEAGLIIEDFKSACAVQMQRFLPGSEADA, from the coding sequence ATGTCGGATACGATGGATTGCGTGACGCAAGGTCTGCTGCGGCGGATACCGAAGCAGGAGCGCAGCCGCGAAAGGATAGATGAAATCCTCAAGGTCTCAATGGACCTGATCGGCAGCAAGGGTATCGATGCGGTCACGATGAAGGAGATCGCCTCGCTCGCGGGAGGTCCGATCGCGTCGATCTACCAGTACTTCCCGAACAAGAGCGCGATCGTTGCGACGCTTTACATGCGGTACGTGGACGGCGTCGGGATGTTCATCCGGGAGGGCGTTTCCAGGATAGTGACCGTTGACGATGTTTTCACGGCGATCGACTGCATCATTGATCGCTACTACGAAAACATCCGCCGCACGCCTGCGCTGCAGGACCTTTTAAATGCCACCCAGGCTGACAAGGAGCTGGCACTTCTGGATCTCCAGGAGTCCCGCAACCATGCCAGGCTGTTTTCGGATGCCACGTCACGCTTCGTAGCCGCGGACCGTCGAGACGAATTCGAGCGCATGGTGTTCCTGATGTTCCACATGGCCGAAGCCGCTGTTCGCCTTGCGTTGCTGGCCGACGAGCACGAGGCCGGGCTCATCATCGAAGACTTCAAGTCCGCATGCGCGGTTCAGATGCAACGCTTTCTCCCTGGGTCGGAAGCTGACGCCTAG